gccctaacgtattgggtttcaatttttttcgttgaatctaaataatcgaaaacgctctttaatcaaaaaacataaataaaaagctcattatcgggaattcaatacgttgtgtcctaacgcattggatatgacacatTGTTTTATCGAGatgaagatttttctaaaaaataataaaggcaatattcaatgtttagaattttgagaaattgtgctctaacgtattgggctgcgatttcttcatctgacttaaacaattgaatatccttttaaattttattgcacgagttttttggacaagctcatttttgaAGAGGTGAAATATtatgccctaacgcattgggtatgacattttctctcttcGAATGGGAGAGTCttaacatgtaatttgatttatccaagttttttttaaggatcgtatttttaaaactcttcaaaatttttaattttcgacactaagacactaatgaATCAATtaagtaccaatttttgggcgttacgagggtgttaatccttcctcgtacgtaatcgactctcgaacctatttttctaaatttcgcagaccaaaagcattgttttaataaatctaaaccgtttattaaaaacaaccgttttacaaggtgatccgatcacacctcataaaaaaatattggtggcgactcccatatttgttttcattttcaaattcaagtcggcccccgttttatcaaaaaaatggtgtacTCAGCACATTTTATCtaacatttaactttataatttgatgCACCAGGCTAACCAAGACTCACATCTTGGGTggattaattctatttattattaaattaatacttaTTATACCTCATCTGTATAAGGACATATAGCAAGTCGAAAGGTCACTTCGAATCGGGAGATCATTAAGACAAACACAAATCGTTTGTCACCCAAATCCTTAAGCTTCCGTAAGAAATGTGATGTCATTAATCATCAAATACATaggtttaattgttttatacCATCAAGCCAAAATGAATGACAAGATATGTCTCATCACAGACATCCTCGTCCTATTCAAGATATGCACCACATGCATTCCATAATAATGGTTAAATGACAAGTTCAACACGTTAACACCATCCTACATGAGACCTTCACTTATAAATATTTCCAGAAACAATGAAGAAAAGATGGACTCTTCAAAGATATTAATCCTACACGCTGCCAACTTACCTTCAACCCTTAGCCTTAACATTCttctttcctttacttttcataaCTTCCGATGCTCCACCCCAATTGAGTGAACCGGCCTCCATGATAACTGTCACACTCTTCTCCATACCTTTTCATTATTGTATCACTATATCAACGATCTTAAAGTTGGTCATAGTTCTTGTTCAAGTGTCAAGTAGAGAGCTAGCAAATTAAGATGATAAGTAATTGTGTAAACTTACAGAGCTAACAAACTGGCCactaaacaaatcaaattgCTAACATGGCTAGACGATCTGCTAATGAATAATCTTTAAAAACCCCTTGGAGCAACccaaaaaccaaatataaatattccTTATACTTTCAATTTTAGTATTGGGCTTAAGTTCTCTTACTTCTTTACTTTGCCTACACCTTCTGTTAAATTAAGTACAGCAAAATATCTTGAAATACAAGTAAGGTTGCTATCAATGACACTGAACCTGCAAATCCAATCCCAAGAAAAGTCTTGAAATGCAATCCACCGCAAAAGAAGTTATATACATCAACCTTTTTGACGAGACATAATCAACTAAGTAATTCAAAAACTAATCATTTGACTTCAcccagaaaataattttaacaactcCAAATGATGGACATTCGTGAGCAATCTGTTTAACGATTTCGCTTTCCCTTATTTTTTCTTGTTCCAACTGAACTTGTTTGTTTCTCGAGAATTTTAGATTCCTTACGGTAGATATCCTTAGAAGTGTGACCGTATCATCGTACTAATATAAGTTGAGTGGTCCAAATGAGCTTTGTCAGTATGCTTTTTCCATGTTCCTAAATTCCTTTTTGATTGtaccaaaattttttaagaaaaaataatatacagAAATTATAGCTCTTATTCGATattctttttaagaattttttaatgttCCTTTACAAAGAAAAACCTCACCACAGCTGCAGCATTTTCATTTTCGACCTACCATCATATACAAACAGAAATTCCCCATTGGGTGCttggttttttttatcaaaaacgaaaaaaaccagcttgaagatgATCAATAccagacatatatatataaccagaTGCCGCAAGTTTGGAAATTGTTGCTATGATTTTCATATAGACATATAGATAGACAAACAGATAGACAATGTTTTGGtaaagaaaaagcaagaaaTTAAAGATGGTTATCGTCTTGAAGATCCGAACATTTGATCAAGAAGGATGACGAGAGCCATGGCAAAATCCGTCCTGATATGACCAGGCTGAACAACAAGGCGAAAGATGTCGTTTCCGTAGGCAACTCCTCCATTAACAGCCTCTTTTTTCTTGATCTCTGCGGCTAATCTCCTCCTGTCATCGTATACGGAACACGATCTTTGCGAATACGACCCTTCGATCTCGTATACGACGTTATTGCTTCGGTTGCTAGTGTTGTCGCCGGGGATAACGTAAGCCAAGCACTTGTTGTTTAAGATGTTCATCGATTTCCTCACACAAAGTAGGGGATTCGTTGAGGTACTTTCGCCTTTGTAAACCAACCAGCTATCTCCCAGGCTCATTTT
The window above is part of the Gossypium raimondii isolate GPD5lz chromosome 9, ASM2569854v1, whole genome shotgun sequence genome. Proteins encoded here:
- the LOC105799203 gene encoding protein LURP-one-related 8 yields the protein MTKVYPNASSFSGSGTISERPPKVLAAPESEAILTVWKKSLLFNCNGFTVFGSKGDLVFRVDNYMDGNKGEILLMDATGNPLLTIRRKKMSLGDSWLVYKGESTSTNPLLCVRKSMNILNNKCLAYVIPGDNTSNRSNNVVYEIEGSYSQRSCSVYDDRRRLAAEIKKKEAVNGGVAYGNDIFRLVVQPGHIRTDFAMALVILLDQMFGSSRR